From a single Magnetospirillum sp. WYHS-4 genomic region:
- the speE gene encoding polyamine aminopropyltransferase → MTNWFDEVLHVEITKKGYAQRFEVKSVLFREKTDFQDLVIFETPHFGRVLALDGIVQTTEGDEFCYHEMQAHVPILAHGAVKRVLIVGGGDGGVLREVLKHQAVEVCTMVEIDRSVVDLCTRYMPSLSDGAFENPRTDLVIADGLKYVAETRNRFDVIIVDSTDPIGPGEVLFTQQFYKDCKRCLNPGGVIVTQNGVPMFQPDEVATTKRRLGPVFADVSFYATVVPTYVGGFMTLAWGTDNKDMRNVAEKTVAERFAKAKIKTRYYNPGIHVSAFRLPNFIQALVDKA, encoded by the coding sequence GTGACCAACTGGTTCGACGAAGTCCTCCACGTCGAGATCACCAAGAAAGGCTACGCCCAGCGGTTCGAAGTGAAGTCGGTCCTCTTTCGCGAGAAGACCGACTTCCAGGACTTGGTGATCTTCGAGACGCCTCATTTCGGCCGTGTGCTGGCCCTGGACGGCATCGTCCAGACCACCGAGGGCGACGAGTTCTGCTATCACGAGATGCAGGCCCATGTGCCCATCCTGGCCCACGGCGCCGTCAAGCGCGTGCTGATCGTCGGCGGCGGCGACGGTGGCGTGCTGCGCGAAGTGCTCAAGCATCAGGCGGTCGAGGTCTGCACCATGGTGGAAATCGACCGCAGCGTGGTCGATCTCTGCACCAGGTACATGCCCAGCCTGTCCGACGGCGCCTTCGAAAATCCGCGCACCGATCTGGTGATCGCCGACGGTCTCAAGTACGTGGCGGAAACCCGGAACCGCTTCGACGTGATTATCGTCGATTCCACCGACCCCATCGGGCCGGGCGAGGTGCTGTTCACCCAGCAGTTCTACAAGGACTGCAAGCGCTGCCTGAATCCGGGCGGGGTGATCGTCACCCAGAACGGCGTGCCCATGTTCCAGCCCGACGAGGTGGCGACCACCAAGCGGCGCCTGGGGCCGGTGTTCGCCGACGTGTCCTTCTACGCCACCGTGGTGCCGACCTACGTGGGCGGCTTCATGACGCTCGCCTGGGGAACCGACAACAAGGATATGCGCAACGTGGCCGAAAAGACGGTCGCCGAACGGTTCGCCAAGGCGAAGATCAAGACCCGCTACTACAACCCCGGCATCCACGTTTCCGCCTTCCGCCTGCCCAACTTCATCCAGGCGCTGGTCGACAAGGCCTGA
- a CDS encoding ATP-binding protein, whose amino-acid sequence MYQAGLKRAILGPLIVALAGLAVAFAVILSMTREQLYQRDLQHAVQGFRSRLDGRIDKAVRTMEAALAAVQSDPRIDAAFAARDRQKLLSTAEPLFRRLNAEQRISHLYFLDADGRVVLRVHAPEDHGDMPARATLRRAREAEVASHGIELGPYGTLTLRLVAPWRDRTQRLGYVEFGIELEDLVGGLQRDETMRSFVFVYKDLVERAAWERGMALFGRKGEWDRFRQVVLISHDAAEITPALRPVIDALGPGGRPEDLRSARIEDGHRQLLVALLGVEDITGWEVGKVAVTADVTAVRQGFYRDLAWIGVLTAVVGLVLASAFYWLLDRVQKRLASAETRLVETARAAQAASEAKTMFLAVVSHELRTPLNAIIGFSEMMKGEMLGPIDNAAYKGYVGDIHRSGSDLLRLINDILDIARLEGGHIELKPQRLAPADVAGACLRSVAGRARREGVSLIHDIPSGLPPVLADELRLKQILLNLLTNAIKFTPTGGSVRLEAAMDGGMLAFSIADTGVGMRPEDVPRVLDPFVQLADQMTRHHEGAGLGLPLTKNLVELHGGHLTIETAPGRGTTVTATFPLAPANDDLAPAAEGEAVR is encoded by the coding sequence GTGTATCAGGCGGGGCTCAAGCGGGCTATCCTGGGACCTTTGATCGTCGCCCTCGCGGGATTGGCGGTCGCTTTCGCGGTCATCTTGTCGATGACTCGCGAACAACTCTACCAGCGCGATCTGCAACACGCCGTGCAGGGCTTCCGTAGCCGGCTCGACGGGCGCATCGACAAGGCGGTGCGGACCATGGAAGCGGCCCTGGCGGCCGTCCAGTCGGACCCGCGCATCGACGCCGCCTTCGCGGCCCGCGACCGCCAGAAGCTGCTGTCGACGGCCGAGCCTCTGTTCCGCCGCCTGAATGCCGAACAACGCATTTCCCACCTCTATTTCCTGGATGCCGATGGCCGGGTGGTTCTGCGGGTCCATGCGCCCGAAGACCATGGCGACATGCCGGCCCGCGCTACTTTGCGCCGGGCGCGCGAGGCCGAAGTTGCCAGCCACGGCATCGAGCTGGGACCGTACGGAACCCTGACGCTCCGCCTGGTGGCCCCCTGGCGGGACCGGACCCAGCGCCTGGGGTACGTGGAATTCGGCATCGAACTGGAAGACCTGGTGGGCGGCCTGCAGCGGGACGAAACCATGCGCAGTTTCGTCTTCGTCTACAAGGACCTGGTCGAGCGGGCGGCCTGGGAAAGAGGCATGGCGCTCTTCGGGCGCAAGGGCGAATGGGACCGCTTCCGCCAGGTGGTGCTGATCAGCCACGATGCGGCCGAGATCACCCCGGCGCTGCGGCCGGTGATCGATGCCCTGGGGCCCGGCGGAAGGCCCGAGGACCTGCGCAGCGCCCGCATCGAGGACGGCCATCGCCAGCTTCTGGTCGCCCTCCTCGGGGTCGAGGACATCACCGGCTGGGAAGTGGGCAAGGTGGCCGTTACCGCCGATGTCACCGCCGTCCGCCAGGGCTTCTACCGCGACTTGGCCTGGATCGGCGTGCTGACGGCCGTCGTCGGTCTGGTGCTGGCGTCGGCCTTCTACTGGCTCTTGGACCGGGTGCAGAAGCGCTTGGCGAGCGCCGAGACGAGGCTGGTGGAAACCGCCCGCGCCGCCCAGGCGGCCAGCGAGGCCAAGACCATGTTCCTGGCCGTGGTCAGCCATGAACTGCGCACGCCGCTGAACGCCATCATCGGCTTTTCCGAGATGATGAAGGGTGAGATGCTCGGACCCATCGACAATGCGGCCTACAAGGGCTACGTGGGCGATATCCACCGCTCGGGCAGCGATCTGCTCCGGCTAATCAACGACATCCTGGACATCGCGCGCCTGGAAGGCGGCCATATCGAATTGAAACCGCAGCGCCTCGCCCCCGCCGATGTGGCCGGCGCCTGCCTGCGCTCGGTGGCGGGACGGGCGCGGCGCGAAGGGGTATCGCTGATCCACGACATCCCGTCCGGCCTGCCGCCGGTGCTGGCCGACGAACTACGCCTCAAGCAGATCCTGCTCAACCTGCTGACCAATGCCATCAAATTCACCCCCACCGGCGGCAGCGTGCGCCTGGAAGCGGCCATGGACGGCGGCATGCTGGCCTTCAGCATCGCCGACACGGGGGTCGGCATGCGCCCCGAAGACGTCCCCAGGGTCCTCGATCCCTTCGTGCAGCTGGCCGACCAGATGACCCGCCACCACGAAGGCGCCGGCTTGGGGCTACCCTTGACCAAGAACCTGGTGGAACTCCATGGCGGGCACCTGACCATCGAGACGGCGCCCGGACGAGGCACCACGGTGACCGCTACCTTTCCCTTGGCGCCGGCCAACGACGACCTCGCCCCCGCCGCCGAGGGCGAGGCGGTACGATAG